GCACTCGACCGGCGGCGTCGGCGACAAGATCACCCTGCCGCTCGCCCCGCTGGTCGCCGCCTGCGGCGCGGCCGTGCCGCAGCTCAGCGGCCGGGGCCTCGGCCACACCGGCGGCACCCTGGACAAGCTGGAGTCCATCCCCGGCTGGCGGGCCCACATCTCCAACGCGGAGATGCTGGACGTCCTCGACACCACCGGCGCGGTCATCTGCGCGGCCGGTGACGGTCTCGCCCCCGCCGACAAGAAGCTGTACGCGCTGCGCGACGTCACCGGCACGGTCGAGGCGATCCCGCTGATCGCCAGCTCCATCATGTCCAAGAAGATCGCCGAGGGCACCGGAGCGCTCGTCCTGGACGTCAAGGTCGGCTCCGGCGCCTTCATGAAGACCATCGAGGACGCCCGCGAACTGGCCTCCACCATGGTCGCGCTCGGCACCGACAGCGGTGTGCGCACGGTCGCGCTGCTCACCGACATGTCCACCCCGCTCGGCCTCACCGCGGGCAACGCGCTGGAGGTCCGCGAGTCGGTCGAGGTGCTGGCCGGCGGCGGCCCCAGGGACGTCGTCGACCTCACCCTGGCCCTCGCCCGCGAGATGCTGGACGCGGCGGGCCTCAAGGACGCCGACCCGGAGAAGGCGCTCGCCGACGGCTCCGCGATGGACGTCTGGCGCCGGATGATCTCCGCCCAGGGCGGCGACCCGGACGCCGGGCTCCCGACGGCCCGCGAGCAGCACGTGGTGACCGCGCGCTCCTCCGGCGTGCTGACCCGCCTGGACGCCTACGACGTCGGCGTCGCCGCCTGGCGCCTCGGCGCGGGCCGCGCCCGCAAGGAGGACCCGGTGCAGGCGGGCGCGGGCGTCGAGCTGCACGCGAAGCCCGGCGACACCGTCGCCGAGGGCCAGCCCCTGATGACGCTGCACACGGACACCCCCGAGAAGTTCGACTACGCGCTGAAGGCGCTGCCCGAGGCGTACGACATCGCCCCGGCCGGCACGCCGTTCGCCCCGCTGCCAGTGGTGCGGGAACGTATCGCCTGACCTGTGGTTTCCCCGTACGGGTGAACGGGATCGGTGGACTGCCACCGGTCCCGTTCGGCATGCTGGACTCGGTGACGTACCGATAGAGGAGACCGCCATGAGCGCACTCACCGTCGAGCCCGGTCCGGGCCCCGGCCAGGACTGGGACGACCTGGTCCGGATCTGGGAGGAGACGGACGCACCCGAGGGCTGCAAGGTGGAGATCATCGAGGAGATCGTCACCGTGTCGCCGCCGCCGTCCAAGGACCACAACACCACCGCTGCCCTGCTCCAGCGCAGGCTCTACACCGTCATCCCGGAGGACTGGGAGATCTACCAGACCCTCGGCCTCTCGCTGCCGGGACGGGGCGGGATCTACATCCCTGACCTCGTGGTCGTACCCCGCGCGGTGGCAGCAGGGCCGGGCAACACCGTGCCCGCCTCCGAGTCCCTGCTCGTCGTCGAGATCACCTCCCGCGCCAACGCCAACCACGACCGCGTCAGCAAGGTGAACGGCTACGCCAAGGCCGGGGTGGAGCTGTTCCTGCTCCTCGATCCCTGGCACTCCGGCCGTCCGACCGCGACGCTGTACGGCGATCCCGAGGGCGGTACGTACCGCGTACTGGAAACGGTCGAGTACGGACGGAAGCTGACCCTCCCCGATCCGTTCGGGCTGGTCCTCGACACGGGCGTGCTCCCCATCAGCTGACACGCGGACGGCCCGCCGCGCGGAGAGGATCCGTGCGGCGGGCCGTCGTGGTGCGAGTGTGAACTACCGGACGTATCGGGTCACTTGCCGAAGTACGCGCTGTAGATCTTCACCGACGAGGTGTTGCCCTTCTTGTCGGTGACCTTGGCGGCGAACGAGATCGCCTTGCCCTTCGCCGGGTTCTTGACGGCGATCTTCCCCTTCGTGACGGTGACCTTCTTCCAGGTCTTGCCGCCGTTGTAACTGACGTACGTCTTCAGCGACTTCAGGTTCTTGCCCGCGGCCGCGCCGTGGACCTTCACGGGCACCGAGACGGTCTTGCCCGCCTTGACCCGGCCGTCCGCGCCCACGGCCGGGGTGAACCGGACGGTGGAGACGGGCAGCATCGTGAGCGCGGTCTTCTTCGAGCGGAACGTCCAGGCCGCGTCCACCCGGGTGGAGAGCGGGTTGATCTTCGCGCTGTGCTTGACCGTGGTCGTCAGCTTGTAGTCGGCCGCGCCCGCCGGGACCCGGAAGGGCTCGTCGCCCGAGACCGGGTCGCCGTTCTGGCCGAGCTTCTTGCCGTTGCGGTACAGGACGGTCTTGGCCGACGAGAACAGCATCCCGCCCGCGTTGCCCTGGCCGTCGGCCAGCAGCGGGAGGGAGCCGGTGATCTCGTTGCCCTCACGGACGATGCCGTAGTCCTTGTTCACCAGCGGGCCGAAGACCGCGGTGTTCACGGACTTCGTGTACGTCTTGCCCGCCTTGTACGTCGCATCCTGGCCGACCTGGTAGTTGGCCTCGTACGTCGGCCAGCCGCTCGCGTCGGCCGGGCCCTGCTGGTCGAAGTCGAAGCTCCAGCTCACCTTGTCCGCGGTGGAGACGTACAGCGTGCGGGTGCCGGGCAGCTTCTGGTCGATCGAGGTCACCCAGCTGCCGCCCTGCGTGGGCAGGAAGGGGAAGGCGGTGATCGAACCCTTCTTCTTCGGCGCGGCCGAGCCCATGCCGATCTTCACCTTGGCCAGCTGCGCCGTGGTGAACTTCCGGTTGTAGCCGGTCGCGAGCTGCTTGACCGTGCCGCCGACCGCGATGTCGTACTCGGTCGAGGCGCCCTTGCTCCAGGTGCCCGCCCAGTGCTGGGCGAGGGAACCGTCGGTGATCTGCGGGCCGACGTGGAGCGTGCGGACGCCGGCCGGCGACTCCATCAGCCAGCCGAAGGAGACCGCGTCGTCATCCGACTCCACCACGTAGTCCGGGGAGAACAGCTCGCCCTTCGCCTTCGCGTCCGGCACCGTGACGTTCACCGGCTTCGCCTTGCGGGCGTCGAACGTCAGCGAGGTGTTCTTGGTGATCGCGATCTTGGGCTGCACGATCCAGTCGGCGCCCTGGGTGACGTCGTCCGGGTCGCTGTAGACCGTGGAGTTGACCACGTACGTGCCCTTGGGCACCCGGATCTTCGCGGTGCCGTCGACGACCCGCGGGTTCAGGAACGGGTCGCCGGACTCCGAACCGAAGCGGAAGAGCGTGCTGTCCGCGTAGGCGGCCGGACGGCCGTCCCGTCCGAGGTGCTTGACGGTGACCTCGTAGCTCTCCACCTCACGCTCGACCGCGGCGGCCGTGCGCACGGTCTGCCCGCCGCCGGTGGCCACCAGGTACGCGGAGTACGTGCCGTCGGCGGTGCCGCCGAGCCGGGTGTCGGCGGTCAGCGTCACCTCCGCCGTGCCGCCCGCCGGGACGGTCACCTTGTCAGCGCCGAGCGTGAAGAAGCCGGCCGGAGCGGGCTTGCCCGCCGGGCCGGTGCCCGTCACCTTCAGATCGAGGGTGACGTCGCTCGTGCCGAGGTTGCGGTACGTGACCTTCTCGGTGGCCGGCTCGTCGTCGGTGTGCGGCCACTGCTGCACCCCGAAGCTCACCGAGACCGGGTCGGCGACGACGGTCTGGGCGATCGCCCGGTCCACCGCGATCCGGCCGGAGCCCTGCTGGAACGGGTTGTACGCGCCGGGCTTCGTGGACGCGGTCAGCGCGCCCTTCAGCTCGGTGTACCCCCAGTCGGGGTGCTGCTGCTTGAGCAGGGCGGCCGCGCCCGCGACGTGCGGGGTGGCCATCGACGTACCCGAGATCGTCGCGTAGCCGGCGGGGTTCTCGCCCACCTCCTTCGCGATCAGCGAACCGGACGGGATCGCCGCCGTGGTGTCCACGCCGGGGGCCGTCACGTCGGGCTTGACCGCCCCGTCCCCGACCCGCGGGCCGCGGCTGGAGAAGTCCGCCAGCTTGTCCTGGTCGTCGACCGCGCCCACGGTCAGCGCGGCGTCCGCGCTGCCCGGCGAGCCCACCGTGCCCGCGCCGGACCCCTCGTTGCCCGCGGCGATGGCGAACAGGACGCCCTTCTCGGCCGACAGCTTGTCGACCGCGGCCTCCAGCGGGTCCACCTCCGGGGTGTCCATCCCGCCGAGGCTCAGGTTGACGATGTCGGCGCCCTGGGCGACCGCCCACTCCATCCCGGCCAGGATGCCGGAGTCGTCGCCGTAGCCGTCGTCGTCGAGCACCTTGCCCGCGAGCAGCTTGGCGTCCGGGGCCACGCCCCTGAACTTCCCGCCCGACTTGGCGCCGGTGCCCGCCGCGATCGAGGCGACGTGCGTGCCGTGGCCCACCCGGTCCTTGGTGTCCTTGGCGGCGCTGAAGTTCTTCTCCGCGAGGATCTGGCCCTTGAGGTCGGGGTGGGTGGCGTCCGTCCCGGTGTCCAGGACCGCGATCTTGACGCCCTTGCCGGTGAACCCGGCCTTCCACGCCGCCGGGACGCCGATCTGCGCGACGCTCTTGTCGAGGCTCGCCCGGCGCACCCCGTCCAGCCAGACCCGGTCGATGCCGGCCGCGGTGGTGACCCGCTCACCGTCTGCCCGCCGGTCCGTGAGCGCCTTCCAGATGGCCGGCGCGTCGGCGGTCGGCGTGGTCACCGACTCGGCGTTCAGCGAGGTCAGGCTCCGGCCCACCTCGGTGGAGCCCGCGTCGCGGACCTGCGCCTTCGCGGAGGCGGCCTGCTTGCCCCGGTAGCCGACGATCAGCTTCAGACCGTCCCGCTGCGCCCGGAGGTTCTCCGGGCGGCTCAGCTCGGTGACGTCGAACAGCCGCCGGTCGAGCTTGCCGGAGACGATCAGCCGGTGGGCGTCGGCCGGGGCGACGAGCGTGTGCCCCTTGTTGCTCATCCGCTGCACCGGGATGTTCTCCCGGCCCTTGGCGGGCCGGAAGGCGACCGGCTTGCCCTGGGCGTCGACGGTGACCCGGTCGCCGGTGACGAGGGTCAGCTGACGCGTCCCCTCTCGTGGGAACGGTCCTGGGCGCCGGACGCCCCCCTCGGATCCGGCTGGGCGACGGCGGACGAGGTCATGCCCGCCGCCAGCGCCACGGCAACGGCGACCGCTGGTATGCACGCGTTTCTCACGTGTCTGCGCAACTCTCCCCCTGGAGAACTCGATGGCTTCTCGGTCCCGCCGGTCCGCAGAGACGCAGGAACGACGGCTGCGGCCCGTCGGTTCAAGGAACTAGAGGGAATCCTGAGGGAGTTGGTTCACGGAAGAGGTGCAGGTGATGCACAGTTGTCGCAAAATGGCCCCTGGGTGGCGGGGGCCGCGCTGTGAGGGCCGATGAATTTCGCCCGCCGGTCCGGTCTGCCTGGTGTGGATGCCGAGAATCCGATCGCCCTGACCGTGACCGGCCGGGTCACCCGTGCCGCCGTACCCGACCTCTGCGCCGACCTGGAGCGCGCTCTCGCCGGACCTCGCGGAGCCGCCCTCGCACCGGGCGCGGCCGTGGACTGCGACGTGGGCGGCGTGATCCGGCCCGATCTGACCCTGGTCGAGGCGGTGGCCCGGCTCGGGCTCGTCGCCCGCCGGTCCGGGCGCACGCTGCGGCTGCGCCGGGTGCCCCCCGAACTCCGGTCGCTGCTCGACCTGGTGGGGCTGGCCGATGTGGTGACCCTGGAGGAGGGCCCGGAGGAACGGGTGCCGGACCCGCGCTGACGTCGCGGAGGAACGCGCGTCGGGGCGCGGCCGCGCGTCGGGCCGCAGCGGGAAGCCGGGCCCGGCACCCCGTTCGCGTACCGCGGGGTGCCGGGCCCGGCCGGTGACTCCTACGCGTCGGCCGGGAGCCGGTCCGGCAGCCCGAACAGCGGGAACCAGCGCGGGACGTCCAGGAAGCAGTGCATCCCGGTGATCGCCCCGTCCTGGATGTCGATGACCTGGACCGCCCACGGCACGAACCCGTCGCCGTCCTCGGCGGGCTTGTAGTGCGCGAAGCCGGGGGAGCCGTTGGCCGCGACGGGCACCAGCCGGGAGCCCGCGCACGCCGCGCCGATGGAGGTCATGAACCCCGTGATGTCCCCGGTGCCCCGGAGCCACAGGTCGAACGGCGGCATCGTCATCACCGCGTCCTCGTGCAGCAGCGCGGTCAGGGCGGCCATGTCGTATCCCTCGAACGCCTTCACATAGCGCTCCAGGAGCTTCTGCTGCTCCTCGTCGAGGGGGTCCGCCGCGTCGCCCGCCCGGCCCTCCGTCTCGGTCAGGGTGGCGCGGGCCCGCTGGAGGGCGCTGTTGACCGAGGCGACGGAGGTCTCCAGCAGCTCGGCCACCTCCGCGGCCTTCCAGGCGAGGACCTCGCGCAGGATCAGCACGGCGCGCTGCTTGGGCGGCAGGTGCTGGAGGGCGGCGACGAACGCGAGCCGCACCGACTCGCGCGCCACGGCCGCCTCCGCCGGGTCCTGGACCGAAGGCAGGATCCGGCCGTCGGGCATGGGCTCCAGCCAGACGTTCTCCGGGCGCGGGCTCAGCGCGGCCCGGGCGAGCGGTGTCGGGCCCGTCAGATCGACCGGGCGGGCCCGCTTGTTGCCCGCGTTCAGCATGTCCAGGCAGACGTTGGTGGCGATCCGGTAGAGCCAGGAGCGCAGCGAGGAGCGGCCCTCGAACTTGTCGAAGTTGCGCCAGGCCCGGACCAGGGTGTCCTGCACCGCGTCCTCGGCCTCGAAGGCGGAGCCGAGCATCCGGTAGCAGTACCCGGTGAGCTCGACCCGGTGCCCTTCCAGGCGGCTGTCGATGCCGGAGGCGTCGCCCCCGGCGCCCGCCGCCGCTCCCGCGGCCGTCGTCGTGGTCAGATCGCTCATCGCTCCACCCCTGTCGCGCGCAGCCGCGCTGTGGCATCCGTCACCCGGTACGTCGGAAGCTACCGCAGGCCACTGACAGCCGGGGGCGGAAAGAGGACAAGGGGTGCCCGGCGGCCGTGGCAGCGGCCACGGTCCGCCCGGCACCCCTCAAGGTGTCCCGCGCGTCGCTCAGGTCCCGGGCTTGCGCCCGTACACGTACACGTCGTCGCCGTTCTTCAGCAGTTTCCAGTATGCCTTCGCGTCGGCGGGGCGCATGTTGACGCAGCCGCCGGAGCCCGGCGGGTTGTACATGGACTTGGTGACGGAGTGGAACGCCTGGCCGCCGTCGAAGAACTGGGAGTACGGCATCCAGACCTTGTAGATGGTCGACCAGTGCTTGATGTTGCGCCAGTAGATCTTCTTGGACCCGGTCCGGGTCTCGGCGCCGTCGCGGCCGGTCCGCACCGGCACCGGTCCGTAGGTGAGCTTCTTGCCGTCCTGGATCCAGCTCAGCTGCCGGGTCAGGTCGACACAGGCGATGCGTCCCTTGTCGGTGGGGCACTTCTTCGCCTTGTTGGGGTTCTTCCCGGCCGCCTTCTGGGCGAGCATCGTGTTCATCGTGCGCCAGGTCAGCGGGCCGGCGTAGCCGATGGTGGGGGTGATCCCGTGCTTCTTCTGGAACTTCTGGATCGCCTTGCAGTCGGCCGTGGACTGCTTGCCGTCCACCGGCCGCTTCAGGAACTTCTCGACCTGCTTCTGGTGCGGTCCCACCGACGTGGTGCAGGACGCCGCGTGGGCGGCGGTGCCGGTGCCCAGGACCAGCGCCGGAGCGGCCACCAGCCCGGCGACGGACAGTGCCACCCCTCGTCGCAGAGGTCTTCCGGATATCTTCGCCGTGACTCCCATGCGCGCCAACTCCCCTTCGCCCGCAGTGCTTCGTTGGTTACGCCTGGTAGACGTGCGAGGAGGTACGACGGTTGCGCGCCGGTATGTCTCGGTTGCGTCCCGGTCCGGCGCGGCCCGGTCACGGTCCCGGTCCGGCAGGACTCCCGCACCCCGTGCGACGAGCCGGGAAAAGCGGTGGAGCCGCCGCCCGGAAGGCCTTATGGTCACCGGGTTCCAGATCCACGCGCTCACGACGAGGTGTTCTCGATGACGGTCCGAGCAACGGCGGCCGGATCCGGCCTGCCGTCCCCCGCAGCTGCCACGACCTCATCGAGATGGTGCTGGCCGACCAGGACAGCTGGGACCGGTACCAGGCCGCGCAGTGGCTCAACCTCCGCCGCTGGCTCGACGCGCACCCAGGTGACGGGCTCGCCGCCGAGGTGCGGGCCGAACTCGACACCGGACCCGCCCGCTACGCGCGCCACCAGCGGGAGTACCTCGGCTGGGGTGTCTTCGCGCTGATGGCCCGCTGACGGCCCGACGGCCCGATGCGTGGCGCGGGTCCGGGCAGCACACGCTGCCCGGACCCGCGCATTCCCTCCGGCGGTTCACCGCGCGGCGGGGACGAGCGCCCGCCGCTCCGCACGCGCCACCCGGGTCCCGTACAGGGTGATCGAGACGACCCCGAGGACCGCGAGCAGCCCGAGCGCCACCGTCGCCGCCCAGCCCCCGGCGTGGAAGGCGACCGCGCCCAGCGTGCCGCCCACGCTGGAGCCCAGGTAGTACGCCGACTGGTAGAGCGCCGACGCCTGCGCCCGGCCCGTCGTCGCGGTGCGGCTCACCGAGGACGAGGCGACCGCGTGCCCGGCGAAGAAGCCGGCGGTGATCAGCACCAGGCCCAGCAGCACGGCGGCCAGTTGGTCGGCCACCGAGAGCAGCAGCCCGGCGGCGGTGGTGGAGACCGCCAGATAGAGCGCGCCCCGGCGGCCGAGGCGGGCCACCAGACGTCCGGCGGCGGCGGAGGAGACCGTACCGACCAGGTAGACCAGGAAGATCGAGCCGATGACGCCCTGCGGCAGACTGAACGGCTCCTCGACGAGCCGGTAGCCGATCACCGTGTAGACCGCGCCGAACACCGTCATGAACAGCGCGCCGATCGCGTACAGCCGGACCAGCAGCGGGTCGGCCAGATGCGTGGCGACGGTCCTCGCGAGGGCCTTCGGGTTCAGCGAACCGGGACGGAAGTTCCGGGCCTTCGGGATAAGGAAGTGGAACGCGACGGCGCACGCCAGCGCGAGCAGCCCGACCGCCGCCAGCGCGGCCCGCCAGCCCCAGGCCTGGGCGACCCACCCGGTGAGGATGCGCCCGCTCATACCGCCGATGCTGTTGCCCGCGACGAACAGCCCGATCGCGGCGATCAGCGCCTTGGGCCGCACCTCCTCCGCGAGATACGCCATCGCGGAGGCCGGAAGCCCGGCGAGCGCGGCACCCTGGACGGCGCGCAGCGCGATCAGCGCGCCCATCGACGGGGCGAACGGCACCAGCAGCCCGACCAGCACCGCGACGGCCAGCGACGCCGTCATCATCTGCCGCCGCCCGAACCGCTCCGAGAGCGCGCTCATCGGCAGTACGAACAGGGCCAGCGCCCCGGTCGCCGCCGAGACCGTCCAGCTCGCCTGTCCGGCGGACGCGTCGAACGACGCGGAGAGCGCGGGCAGCAGCGCCTGCGTGGAGTAGAGGAGGGCGAAGGCCGCGACACCGGCGGCGAAGAGGGCGAAGCTCATCCGGCGGTAGCCGGGGCGGCCGGGTTCCAGGCGCTCATGGGTGGCGGCGGCGGGCTCGGCGGTGGTGGTGACGGGGGACTGCGGGGCAGAGGCATCCACGACGATGGTGGATGCCCCGGTACTGGCGGGAGGCATACGTCGAAAGTAGAGCGACACGTTTCATGCGTCCAATGCACAGAACTGCGATAATCAATCCCATGGCGCATGAACGCAGCTCAGGGCCTCGGCTGTCACCGAGCAGTTACGAAGAAGACATCCGGGCCGTGCTCGCGCCTCGCCTCGCGTACTTCGAGGCGGTCGCCCGGCACGAGCATGTGACCCGCGCCGCACAGGAGCTGGGCGTTCCGCAGTCCACGCTCTCGCGGGCCATGGTCCGGCTCGAAGCGGACCTGGGCGTCGCCCTGTTCGCCCGCAGGGGCCGCACCGTCTCGCTCACCCCGGCGGGCCGCACCTTCCTCGGCTCGGCGGAGCGGGCCCTGGCCGAGGTGGAGAAGGCCGCCGACTCGGTCCGGGCGGACGCCGACCCGACGGCGGGCCGGGTCTCCTTCGGCTTCCTGCACACCATGGGCTCGGAGACCGTGCCCGCCCTGATCCGCGCCTTCCGCGTCGACCACCCCAGGGTCCGCTTCCAGCTCGTGCAGAACTACGGCGAGGCGATGATCGAGCGGCTGCGCGCGGGCGGCCTCGACCTCTGCCTCACCTCACCCGTGCCCGACGCCCCCGACCTGGTCGCCCGCCGCCTCGACGAACAGCGGCTGCGCCTCGTGGTCCCCGACGACCACCGCCTGGCGTCCCGCCGGCGCGTCCGGCTCGCGGAGGCCGCCGACGAAACGTTCGTCACCCTGGAGCCCGGTTACGGGCTGCGCCGGATCACCGACGACCTGTGCGCACAGGCGGGCTTCACGCCCCGGGTCGCCTTCGAGGGCGAGGAGGCGGAGACCCTGCGCGGACTGGTCGCCGCCGGGCTCGGGGTGGCCCTGCTGCCGCCGCCCGCGGTCGCCCGCCCCGGCGTCGTCGAGCTGACGGTCACCGCGCCGCGCGCCGCCCGCGAGATCGGGGTCGCCTGGCTGGACGGCCACCCCGACACCCCGCCGGTCGCCGCCTTCAAGCGCTTCCTGCTCTCGCGCCGGGGCCACCTGCTGCCGGACTGAGCGGTCGTGAGGCGGGGCGTGCGTTCAGTGCCGCAGCGACCGGCCGAACCCGGCGGCCAGCGGCATCCGCAGCCCCAGCGGCGGCGGTGCGGCGAGCGCGTCCGCGACCGGACGGGCGTAGGACCGGGCGAAGAGCGAGCCGCGCACGAAGTCGGCGGCCAGCGCCATCACTTCGGAGCGGTGCTGGCGCAACGCGTTGCCGTCGGAGTGGACTTCGAAGCGACAGGTGTCGCGGTTGGACTTCTTCGCCCGCTCGGCCAGCCGGTAGGACAGCTCCGGATCGGTACGCTCGTCGTTGGTGCCGTGCACGATCATCACCCGCCGCCCCGCCAGTTGCCTCACCGGCTCCGGTTCGCCCGCCGCCCGCTCCGGCAGCCACGGGGCCAGCGCCAGGACGGAGGTGACCGCGCCGTGTCCGGCGGCCCGCAGCGCGGCCCGCCCGCCCATCCCGTGGCCGGCCAGGCAGACCGGCACGTCGCCGTACCGGCGCTGGACCTCGTCGGCCGCCCACGCGGCGTCCTCGGCGGGATGCGCGTCTTCCGCGTTCCAGCCCCGGCAGCGGTAGCGCAGCACGTGCACCGCGAGCCCGTCGCCCACCCCGGCCCGGGCCAGGGAACGGGCGAACGGCAGCTGTGCCGCGTACGACAGGGTGGAGGGGCGACGGTGCGAGTCGGCCCGCCCGTCAGGAAGCAACAGCACCACGCCGCTGACCTCGTCCGTTCCTCCGGCCGTCTGAACGGCCCTTCCCAGCCTGGGGTCAGACAGGGGGAGTGCGCGCTGTCCCATGACAGAACAGTGTCAGAAGGAGAGGTGTACTCCACCCGACTTCGCGGTCACTGTTACGCATCGACACCAGGCGCTCTACGCGCGTAGGCGCTAGAGTGCCAAGATGACGAGCCAGACCCCGAATGTCCCTGATTCCGACCAGATCCGGCGCGCCCCCAAGGTGCTGCTCCACGACCACCTCGACGGCGGCCTGCGGCCGGGCACCATCGTCGAGCTGGCCCGCGCGCAGGGTTACGACTCCCTCCCCGAGACCGAGGCCGACAAGCTCGGCGTCTGGTTCCGCGAGGCCGCCGACTCCGGTTCGCTGGAGCGCTACCTGGAGACGTTCGCCCACACCTGCGCCGTCATGCAGACCCGTGACGCGCTGTTCCGGGTGGCCGCCGAGTGCGCCGAGGACCTCGCCCAGGACGGCGTCGTGTACGCCGAGATCCGCTACGCCCCCGAGCAGCACCTGGAGGGCGGCCTGACCCTCGAAGAGGTCGTCGAGGCAGTCAACGAGGGCTTCCGCGAGGGCGAGCGCCTCGCCCGGGCGGGCGGCCACCGCATCCGCGTCGGCGCCCTCCTCACCGCGATGCGGCACGCGGCCCGCGCGCTGGAGATCGCCGAACTCGCCAACAGCTACCGCGACCAGGGCGTCGTCGGGTTCGACATCGCGGGCGCCGAGGCCGGGTTCCCGCCCACCCGCCACCTCGACGCGTTCGAGTACCTCAAGCGCGAGAACAACCACTTCACCATCCACGCGGGCGAGGCCTTCGGCCTGCCGTCGATCTGGCAGGCCCTCCAGTGGTGCGGCGCCGACCGCCTCGGCCACGGAGTGCGGATCATCGACGACATCGAGGTCGCCGAGGACGGCTCGGTCACCCTCGGCCGCCTCGCCTCCTACGTACGGGACAAGCGCATCCCGCTGGAGATGTGCCCGACCTCCAACCTCCAGACCGGTGCGGCCACCTCGTACGCCGACCACCCGATCGGACTGCTGCGCAGGCTGCACTTCCGTGTCACCGTGAACACGGACAACCGGCTGATGAGCGGCACGAGCATGACCGGGGAATTCGAGCGGCTGACCGAAGCCTTCGGATACACGCTCGACGACATGCAGTGGTTCACCGTCAATGCGATGAAATCAGCTTTCATTCCTTTCGATGAACGTCTCGCCATGATCAACGACGTCGTGAAGCCTGGATACGCGGAGTTGAAGTCCGAGTGGCTCTTCCGTCAGACCGCTGTGACCAGCGGTTCCGCTGCCTCCAGGGGCTGAGGGACCCGAAAGCTGAAAGGGCCGGGAAGGGAAATCCCGGCCCTTTTCCGCGTGTCGGGATGTTTGCGATAGAGGCAGTGGGGTGGCTAGCTTGCAGAGCCGCTCACATCCCCTTCCCCAAGGATGAATTCTCCATGAAGAAGTCTGCTGCCAAGACTCTCGGTGTCGCCGCTCTCGGCGCCGCTTTCGCCGCTGCCGCCGCCGGCAGCGCCTCCGCCGCCCCCGCGCTGCCGCTGGAGGCCGCGGCCGGGGTGCTCCCCGTCTCGACGATGGCGCTCGACACCGTAGCCAAGTCGGCCCAGAACGCGCCGGTCCAGGAGACCGTCGGCAAGGTCCTCGGCGGCGACGCCACCGACGCGGCCGCCCCGGTCACCGGTCTGCTCGGCGGACTGCCCACCAAGGGCCTCACCGCCAACGGGATCCCGCTCGGCGGCTGAGGGGCCGCCGGGTCACCCCGGCCCGCGTGCCGGGCCACCGGCGCCACCCGTACATGCCCGTGGGGCGCACACCCTGATCCAGGGTGTGCGCCCCACCGCGCGTCTCCCGCTCCCCGTGGTGCCGCGCGTCACCAGGCCGTCGCGGAGGAGGCGGACTTCTCCGACGGCAGCAGCGCCCACAGCGCCAGGTAGAGCAGGAACTGCGGGCCGGGCAGCAGACAGGAGACGACGAAGACGACGCGCACCGTGGTGGCGGAGGTGCCGAAGCGCCGGGCGAGGCCCGCGCACACTCCGCCGATCATGCGGCCTTCGCGGGGGCGGACAAGTGCGGCCATGGTGGGCTCCTTCGCGAACCGTTGCGTGGGGAGCGGCCTTGTGCGCTCCCCGATGTATCCATGGTGCGCCGCGAAGGGGG
The nucleotide sequence above comes from Streptomyces sp. NBC_01116. Encoded proteins:
- a CDS encoding adenosine deaminase, which encodes MTSQTPNVPDSDQIRRAPKVLLHDHLDGGLRPGTIVELARAQGYDSLPETEADKLGVWFREAADSGSLERYLETFAHTCAVMQTRDALFRVAAECAEDLAQDGVVYAEIRYAPEQHLEGGLTLEEVVEAVNEGFREGERLARAGGHRIRVGALLTAMRHAARALEIAELANSYRDQGVVGFDIAGAEAGFPPTRHLDAFEYLKRENNHFTIHAGEAFGLPSIWQALQWCGADRLGHGVRIIDDIEVAEDGSVTLGRLASYVRDKRIPLEMCPTSNLQTGAATSYADHPIGLLRRLHFRVTVNTDNRLMSGTSMTGEFERLTEAFGYTLDDMQWFTVNAMKSAFIPFDERLAMINDVVKPGYAELKSEWLFRQTAVTSGSAASRG
- a CDS encoding alpha/beta hydrolase, with protein sequence MGQRALPLSDPRLGRAVQTAGGTDEVSGVVLLLPDGRADSHRRPSTLSYAAQLPFARSLARAGVGDGLAVHVLRYRCRGWNAEDAHPAEDAAWAADEVQRRYGDVPVCLAGHGMGGRAALRAAGHGAVTSVLALAPWLPERAAGEPEPVRQLAGRRVMIVHGTNDERTDPELSYRLAERAKKSNRDTCRFEVHSDGNALRQHRSEVMALAADFVRGSLFARSYARPVADALAAPPPLGLRMPLAAGFGRSLRH
- a CDS encoding PspC domain-containing protein — its product is MAALVRPREGRMIGGVCAGLARRFGTSATTVRVVFVVSCLLPGPQFLLYLALWALLPSEKSASSATAW